Proteins encoded within one genomic window of Flavobacterium oreochromis:
- a CDS encoding ferredoxin: MIIITLQRDKCIGCNYCVEFAPAQFQMSKKDGKSVLIKSIDTKGFHTLKSHDHTIFEACELAEKACPVHIITVKET; this comes from the coding sequence ATGATTATCATAACTTTGCAAAGAGATAAATGTATTGGATGTAATTATTGCGTAGAGTTTGCACCAGCACAATTTCAAATGTCTAAAAAAGATGGAAAATCCGTTCTAATAAAATCAATTGATACAAAAGGTTTTCATACATTAAAATCACATGATCATACTATTTTTGAAGCATGCGAATTGGCAGAAAAAGCCTGTCCAGTACATATCATTA